A window of Pirellula sp. SH-Sr6A contains these coding sequences:
- a CDS encoding zf-TFIIB domain-containing protein — MLSCPECKLDLDPRKYADDSPVVVNRCVSCEGIWLDKDELELIQMLIEAFDELLDR; from the coding sequence ATGTTGAGCTGTCCTGAATGCAAGTTGGATCTTGATCCACGTAAGTATGCCGATGACAGCCCGGTCGTCGTCAATCGCTGTGTTTCCTGCGAAGGGATCTGGTTGGATAAAGATGAGCTCGAATTGATTCAGATGCTGATTGAAGCGTTTGATGAGTTGTTGGATCGATAA
- a CDS encoding phospholipase D-like domain-containing protein, translated as MVAPNCPELALELCINQSAADDILSQRERKQILRALQEVEISPKELIEYSFYLAEQVFKEEQRLVTNWLRDFVMLANQADLPKPFLAKGVWFSPGSGIRNVLLEAIKTAEKTLDVCVYNLTDDRLANALLSAIDRGVQVTILTERASMFQRGSEIASLRNRGANTIIVERSQRLMHHKYLIVDRELRGYVLSGSYNWTNSAIKNDENLVLVSEESRVRQYCENFQKMLERGNKK; from the coding sequence ATGGTTGCACCTAATTGTCCAGAACTTGCTTTAGAGCTTTGCATTAATCAGTCAGCGGCAGACGACATTCTGTCGCAGAGAGAACGCAAGCAGATCTTGCGAGCGTTGCAAGAAGTCGAGATTTCACCCAAAGAATTAATTGAGTATTCGTTTTATCTTGCAGAGCAGGTCTTCAAGGAAGAGCAGCGCCTTGTCACGAACTGGCTGCGAGACTTCGTGATGCTGGCCAATCAGGCAGATCTCCCGAAACCGTTCTTGGCCAAAGGTGTTTGGTTCTCGCCTGGATCTGGCATTCGAAACGTGCTCTTGGAGGCGATTAAGACCGCCGAGAAAACATTGGATGTTTGCGTCTACAACTTAACCGATGATCGGCTAGCCAATGCATTGCTGTCGGCAATCGATCGTGGGGTACAAGTAACGATCCTCACCGAACGAGCCAGCATGTTCCAACGTGGCTCGGAGATTGCCAGCCTTCGAAACCGTGGCGCCAACACAATCATCGTTGAACGCAGCCAACGCCTAATGCATCACAAGTACCTGATCGTTGATCGGGAGTTGCGTGGGTACGTTCTGAGCGGTAGCTACAACTGGACGAACAGCGCGATTAAGAACGATGAAAATCTCGTCTTAGTGTCCGAGGAGTCTCGAGTACGCCAGTACTGCGAAAATTTCCAAAAGATGCTGGAACGCGGCAATAAGAAGTAA